The sequence below is a genomic window from Lolium perenne isolate Kyuss_39 chromosome 4, Kyuss_2.0, whole genome shotgun sequence.
AAAATAACATATGTATTCTATTACAGATGCCCTCATCAAGCTATCGTTAATCTAATTTAGCTAGAATATTTTTATTCAAATTTTTAACCCAAATATGGATATTACTCAGAGAATTAGACAATACACAGTAACTGAGATAATTACACGGCCAGGATCCTATACAGGTCCACAAATCGTACAACACCACACTTAATTCAGTAGGAGTATATAAATTGCTTTGCAGAAACGTTAGGAAATGGATTAGAGAAAATTAAAAACATGAGAAGAATTGGGTGTGATCTTGGGTACTGACCACTCCTCAGCCCCTCCTTGTCGTTCGTTACAGTATGTGATGTCCCTTGGATTATAGCCAGCCACGTAGGCTAAGGGCTCCCTCGACACAGTCGGCGGAATTGGGGTTCTTGTCGGCGTACTCGCCGACCTGGTACAACACACTGACAATCTTTTTTGCTGCCTATAGATGTCTGCAAAACTAAAGACATAAATCATAACAGGGCATCGTTCAGAGCTCCATCTACCAACTGTATTACTTCAGCAAACAAAATTTGTGATGAAATCACGAAAGTCAGACTGGATCCGCCATCATATTTCACAGGAAAATTTTACATTCAAAATACAGGCCATGCATAAACCCTTAGTCTATTAATGATGAGCTCTTGACCAAATTGCCAAAATGATTATTTAATGGAGAACAGAACtccaaaacaagaaataaaatttAAGAGGGAAAATACAATTACTTTCCACGTTTAATTAGTCGCTTCTATGCTACAATGTTGAGACTTTCCCTCAAGGCATTATTTTCCAAGCCTAGCAACATAGTTTGTTGAGTAAGAACTCCATTTCAGCAGACATTCGTATCACTTCAGACTGCATTATTCAGATATGTATATAATATAACAGAAATCAATAGCCATAATTGCCATGAGAATATGTAAAAGTTCCTTGCAAAAAAGAATCACGTGCTAGTTAGACTTTACTCCACGACTCCTCAATATACTGGCCTTCATGATTATGATTAACAAGGGAAAAAGCTAAATgcctaatgtcataatttgagaaACACATATTATCAGCTAGTATATTTTCCATAACCGAATTTACTTAGTAAGTAAGTAAACAAGCAAATAATCATAGGACTGCTAGATGTCATAGAAATTTCATAGCACAGAAGcatcataattattcttaacttGTTCCACGGGGAGTGGCGATCTGATCTTCAAATTGCACGTTGACATGGACAACCAAACCCAGCAGAACACCATGGCACTTCATGAATTTTAGCCAACCTTAGCTCTTTGCACCCTCAAGAGATAATAATAACACACCGAGATGAATGCCAACTGCTAAGTTGAGGAGAGAGGAAGAGAGATGGAGCGGTCAACTGCTAAAGAAGCCTCTCATCTGGTTTCCTCTCCGTGTTCCTTTGTCCGTACATCAATTGAAGGCAAAGAAAGCCACAAACAGCAGCCAATACTGGCAAACACAAGTGCTCTCGGAATGTAGTGTCTGAACAATAATAGCATGTGCAAATATTTCATAGAGTAGAGGACAGTAAAGGGGCCAGATGTTGGCAACATGCTGTTGTAAGGAGTTGAAAAAAATGGCCAGAAAAATAAAGCAAAAATAACTTGACCAGTGAACAATTGTCAGATAACATAGCAAGGTAAATAGATGCATTAGTATGAATCTGAACTGAAATACATGCTTCAAAACGTAAACTGCAGCCGCATCTTCATGGTTCTTGATCATGTGCCGGACACATTCCATTTTCATCTTAACCAGTGTGACCAAGGTAATATGCTTTCCTGAACCACAACATTCAATTGTCATCTGAACCGGTTGGTAGATCAATATAGCTTCCTGCAAAAAAAAAGGTAGATCAATATAGCCAAGGCAACGGGCAGTAGATGCATGATGATTCGTCAATGTTTCTTGGTGCCCAGTTATTGTTCACGCAGATACATTTTAAAAGTTATTAAGTCACCTTTCGAATCCTCCTCCAAATATATAGAGAGGAACCTCGATCTTTGTTGACGGCGCTCCTCCCGTAGGAGCAGCGGCTGGCACTCGGTGCTCCTCGAGGTGATGGCAACGGCACGCTCCTCCCGATCATCTCCTCCTGACAGAGCAGCGGTTGGCGCTCCTCCCTACCCTCCACTGTCACCAAATTGCACTGGCGTCTTCTTATCTCTGGGCTGTTACATGGCGAGGCACCGACATAAAACCACAACTTGGAGGAGAAGCGCCAGCTACATGTAAAAATATAGTAACCTCAGTTTATGCCTAATCCATACTGATGCATCACAGAAGCAGAACCCATACGGAAAATATAAGTAATGGAGATGCAAAAGATAGGAGAGCTAACTTGTGCGTTACACAGGCATAACCGATATTAATTTCAGAACCTATAAATTGATAAAAGGGAAAATAATTAGTATAAGCGAAAAGTTAACTCTTCAGAAAATCCAAATTCATTCACGCCCAAACAACTACCTTTATTATCAAAGTTTTTCTGGTCCGGCACCACTAACATGAGAGTAAAAGGGAATCTGTTAGACTTTGCTTTTTTTCCAACCCTTACCTCGCTGAATTTGAATGAGGATTAACATCGATAGGAAAAGTAAGGCACACAAATAATGTAGCTACCTCAGAATGGAGGCCTAGCATAGTTGACCGACCTTTGTTTAGAGATGATCTCCATTATGAGGTCTCGGAAGTCACTCCGCTCGTTCAGCATTTCGGCGCTCGCATAATCCAACACCAAAATTAGTAGTAAGCGGTGTCCAAGCCGAAATTTTAAGACACTCTCCACTGCACCTAGTAGTTTTTAGCCAAAATTCGTAAAATTTGTGAGAAAATGTCGGCACAAATACCTGGATCTTTACTGAACCCAAAAATCTCTTCATCTGTGCTCAATCAAGAGATCAAAACAGGGAAGAATCTGCTTCGTTTTTTGTCGAACTGATCCAGATTCATTTCTCTCCCTCTGTCATCGATCTGAAAATCAAGCTCTTACTGAAATTCCTAGACCAATTCTAAAATAGGACAGATCAGCAATGGGTAATACTGATATGGTCTACTACTATCAATGGTCTGTACCGCACGCTACTGAATTATGTGGCTCTTTTTGGTGGTAGGCAATCATGAATTTATCTCCTATCTATAGAAGAATTGATCCGTGTGAAGTTGCTAAGGAAAGATCGGCTCAAGGAAGAACTGATCCAGATTCATCTCTCTCCCTCTGTCATCGATCTGAAAATCAAGCTCTTACTGAAATTCCTAGACCAATTCTAAAATAGGACAGATCAGCAATGGGTAATACTGATATGGTCTACTACTATCAATGGTCTGTACCGCACGCTACTGAATTATGTGGCTCTTTTTGGTGGTAGGCAATCATGAATTTATCTCCTATCTATAGAAGAATTGCGAAGTGTGAAGTTGCTAAGGAAAACACTGTTCTTTTCTGCAAAGATGAATGGAATAGCAACATCAATATGTTGTCCAATGAGTGCAGATTTTCGTTGCAGATTTGAGAGATTCAAATGAGTTGTTTGAAGTTATTCATCTACCATTATCAACAGAGGCTTATCAAGCAAGCCAAATTTGGAGTCATTTTATTATAGATAGTTGTACTGGATATGGCAGTCATTTTTGTTTCATGTGACTTTGGAATCATACAAACTATTTAAAATTGTCTTACCATTAACTTTGAGTGGGCATCCAATGTTTACCCCATAAGTATATTGATATTGGTAACATATATCCTttttttcaaacaaacaaaatgtCTAGTGATATCACCCAGAGTATTTAATAGGGCAGCTATGAAATTTTGGCAAGTAATAGCTTCTGAAAAGGAAATACCATGGAATTAAATCTAATAGAGACACTAAACGAAAGTTGAACGCAAAATAAGTAACTGAGATCATGCTTAAGTAGGCTTGGTAATATAATAGAGAACGGAAGTAAATCTAATGGATACATTAAGAGAAAGCTAAATTATGTCAGGTTTACAGTCTTGCATAGCATACATAGCAGTACATGCCAATTGCGTAGAGGGAGAGAGTGAACCAACTAACTAAAAGGAAGAACCATAGATATGGGAAAAGCTAGAACAATGGAAAAGCTAATAACTGCAAAGTTTATATGTCTGATTTCTGAAAACATTACACGCTGATGTGCGCCTATTGTTTGTCAATTAGCTGAGAAGAAAGTTATACTGCAAATAGAACACTTCTTTAGCTAGTTACACACTGCCATTGTGCTGCTCGTAAGTGATACGGCTTCAATATGAGGTTGCAAGTGTACATCTTAAGTAAGCCTGAAGATAGAGATGACTTTTTTACCTCGGGATGGTAGAGAGATGGAGAGATCATCAGTGTTGACACCTTGCCAGGGGTCAAACCAACCATGGTGAATCCCACCACTGTACCTTCGGGCCGTGGCTCAACATTGCAGATGCGATCCCGGAGTAGAGCCCAAGGCGGATATCCTGAACGACAAATCAATGACATGCAGAGGGTACATAAGCTATAATTGAATGGTAGTGAAATAGCATGCCTATTACATGTGTCATTTCACGACAAACAATCGAGATTAATAACAAATAAATGGTAAAGATGAACTGTAGTCACCCATTAGCTGTTTTTTTTTCCAAAATGCAAACTCAAAATTTAATAACAAGAAGTATTAAAGAGCATTTCCAGCCTCTCAAAACAGGGCACTGGAACCAGAGATTTCTGGACACCCTTGAAGCTGCTGGTAAACAAAAGCAACTCCTAAAGGTTATAAAAGTCGATAATAAATAACAAATAAGGTGAAACATGTGAATTTGGACCTAAAATAAACTATGGGAAAATATTTACGGGAATTCATGAAAAGGAAAATATGGAAAATCTTTACCTGAACCCGTCAAATGACTTAATCTGCTATAACTAACAGCCAATTTTTCaccaacttttattatttttagtCAGTGTTCTAGACAAAACCCTAGTAGATGGAATTTGGTGTTGTTATGGAAATATCTAACCCGGCAATCAAACAATATTTTAGAATATTAATTTAGAGAAGTCATTGTAGATTGCACTAAATACAATAAGTGTGTTGTCGCAACAATGCCATGCAGAATAGATCAATGATATGGCGAAAACCTGATTTCTTTCCGCCTCTTACGCTACGACCCACTGCCAGTACTCATGTTTCCTTGGCCAAATTTCTTTCTTGGTCATGTGTTTGCATATAGTTGAGTGTGCATGGAATTAAGCTTGCCAAATCTTCATCCTTGGAGCCCCTTTGGACTGGTCCCTGCATCAGCTAGTCAGGTGAATTGTTGTTTATACTCACTACACCACATCAGACTCATATGGTAGCATTACAAGAAAAAATCACCTTCATCTCGCAAGCCCAAAGAAATGGCTGCTAGAACCCCATCATGTCAACTTTTCTTTAACTCAAGAGACAGTAGTTCATTAACATGAAATGACCTATCAATTGGACAAAATTTAACATCATCCAATAAAAACAGTTAATATTTGTGTCCTAAGACCACACGGTGCAGGCCCTGACTAACCTAATACCATGGAGATTAATGTACAATCACCTGCGATATCTAGTATGTCATTTGGAGAGGCTTCCAGCACATCTTTGATCAGCGTATGACATTGGTACTGTACTTAGTTTACTCTGGATCAGAACTGAAATTGATCTTTGAAACTAATATGAGCACAGCCAGGGGAGGTACGGGGGACATTACCTGATGTGACCTCTACATCCCAACGCCGGCTGACGCGGCCCTCTTTTTCGTCCATTGCCGTATTCACTGCTACTCCCGCAGTCTGCAAAAAGAGGAGATGAGAAGACAGCGGCCCATTGATCTAGGGTTTGGGAGCTGCAGGGGAGGGACAACTTAGGGAGAAATCACAGAGGGCAGAGGGAGGGAAGAGTGTCAGGAAGGAAGAAGAATGCAGAAGGAGGGGCCTACATGTGCTACTGCCGCCGGGGTGTGCCTCTGGCCGATCCTCTCCCCGCGCTGCTGCTTCTGCTCATGTGGAGCAGCACGAGCCGGAGGTCTGGATCCCAGCCTCCTTTGCTGAGGACGACAGGGAGGGCGGTGGCATAGCATAGGTGGCACAGCGAGGCGGCGGCAGACGGCGGCGCTGCTGCCGCATCCTCGTGCCACGGCAGCGGCGGACAGAGGCGCTGCTCCCGCATGCTCATGCCTTCCTTCTGCTCCCCTTCTCAACGAAACAGAGAGTGTTTGCCATCTCTCTTCCGGTAAAGGGGGGCTCCAGAGAGGGACGTGGGGGAGGAAGAGGGGCTGGCGGTGgggatggcggcggcggccgtcGCACGCGCACGGGAACGGGAGGGGAGGAGACGGCGAgcgcgaggcggcggcgcggcgcgaggggaGAGGAGGGTAACGAGCGACGCGAGAGGCTGGGCCGCGAGGGCTTCACACGACCCGTGGATAAAAAGCGGGTTCGCGCGAGGGCCGCCTCGTCCTGGACTACACCAGTAAAAAAATGGACGGACAAGATTACCAGACATGTAAGATCCAACGGCTCACGAGCTGAAATCGCTGTGaagccccctatggggggcatcatatACAACTTTAGATGTGGAAGAAAGAGATTACTGGAGAAAACCAAAGTGCTTTTGTTCCTGGTCGGCTTATTACAGACAACATTTTATTGGCATATGAATGTGTCCATAGGATCAAGAAGAAGAGAGGAGCAAAAAAGGTCTGTGTACAGTAAAACTTGACATGCATAAAGCCTACGATAGAGTTGAATGGTGCTTCTTGGAAAAGATGATGCTCAAGTTGGGTTTTAATGCTAGATGGGTATCCCTAATCATGGAATGTGTCTCATCAGTAAAATATTATATTCGGTTCAATTCAACTACAACTAAATCCTTTGCACCATCTAGAGGAATTCGGCAAGGCGACCCTCTGTCCCCTTACTTATTCCTCTTATGTGCAGAAGGGCTATCTAGTTTATTGACACATGCTGAAAATAATGAGGATCTAGTAGGAGTGAGAGTAGGCCGTGATGCACCGATGATTACTCACCTCTTATTCGCGGATGATTCTCTGATCTTGATGGAGGCAAATGAGAAAAATGCTGAGAAATTGAAACAGATCTTGGACTTGTACTGTGATAGCTCGGGGCAAATGGTAAGTGATGGAAAGTCAAGCATTTACTTTAGCATGAATACTCCTGTTGAGGAAAGAGTGGTAGTATGTG
It includes:
- the LOC127293522 gene encoding uncharacterized protein; the encoded protein is MLNERSDFRDLIMEIISKQSEVRVGKKAKSNRFPFTLMLVVPDQKNFDNKGSEINIGYACVTHNWRFSSKLWFYVGASPCNSPEIRRRQCNLVTVEGREERQPLLCQEEMIGRSVPLPSPRGAPSASRCSYGRSAVNKDRGSSLYIWRRIRKEAILIYQPVQMTIECCGSGKHITLVTLVKMKMECVRHMIKNHEDAAAVYVLKHVFQFRFILMHLFTLLCYLTIVHWSSYFCFIFLAIFFNSLQQHVANIWPLYCPLLYEIFAHAIIVQTLHSESTCVCQYWLLFVAFFAFN